One region of Chrysemys picta bellii isolate R12L10 chromosome 21, ASM1138683v2, whole genome shotgun sequence genomic DNA includes:
- the MFAP2 gene encoding microfibrillar-associated protein 2 isoform X1 produces the protein MRAVCLILLCLPAALLAQGQYDLEGPPYLDQLQYSQYDPQLDNQDYYDYQDVTQRTPEEQFQYQSQQQTQQEIIPAPTPDFPETEPTEPGPLDCREEQYPCTRLYSVHKPCKQCLNEICFYSLRRVYVINKEICVRTVCAHEELLRADLCRDKFSKCGVLATSGLCQTVATSCARSCGGC, from the exons ATGAGAGCCGTCTGTCTCATCCTGCTGTGTCTGCCAG CAGCGCTCCTGGCCCAGGGACAGTACGATCTCGAAGGACCTCCTTATCTTGACCAGCTGCAGTATTCCCAGTACGACCCTCAGTTAG aCAATCAAGATTACTATGACTATCAAG ATGTCACCCAGCGCACTCCCGAGGAGCAGTTCCAGTATCAGTCCCAGCAACAGACCCAGCAAGAGATCATCCCAGCGCCAACCCCAG ATTTTCCCGAGACCGAACCCACAGAACCTGGACCTCTTG ATTGCCGGGAGGAGCAGTATCCCTGCACCAGGCTCTACTCGGTCCACAAGCCCTGCAAGCAGTGCCTGAACGAGATCTGCTTCTACAG CCTCCGCCGGGTGTACGTTATTAACAAGGAAATCTGTGTCCGTACCGTGTGCGCCCACGAGGAGCTGCTCCGAG CTGACCTGTGCCGGGACAAGTTCTCCAAATGCGGCGTGCTGGCAACCAGTGGCCTCTGCCAGACCGTGGCTACCTCCTGCGCCAGAAGCTGCGGCGGCTGCTAA
- the MFAP2 gene encoding microfibrillar-associated protein 2 isoform X2 has translation MRAVCLILLCLPALLAQGQYDLEGPPYLDQLQYSQYDPQLDNQDYYDYQDVTQRTPEEQFQYQSQQQTQQEIIPAPTPDFPETEPTEPGPLDCREEQYPCTRLYSVHKPCKQCLNEICFYSLRRVYVINKEICVRTVCAHEELLRADLCRDKFSKCGVLATSGLCQTVATSCARSCGGC, from the exons ATGAGAGCCGTCTGTCTCATCCTGCTGTGTCTGCCAG CGCTCCTGGCCCAGGGACAGTACGATCTCGAAGGACCTCCTTATCTTGACCAGCTGCAGTATTCCCAGTACGACCCTCAGTTAG aCAATCAAGATTACTATGACTATCAAG ATGTCACCCAGCGCACTCCCGAGGAGCAGTTCCAGTATCAGTCCCAGCAACAGACCCAGCAAGAGATCATCCCAGCGCCAACCCCAG ATTTTCCCGAGACCGAACCCACAGAACCTGGACCTCTTG ATTGCCGGGAGGAGCAGTATCCCTGCACCAGGCTCTACTCGGTCCACAAGCCCTGCAAGCAGTGCCTGAACGAGATCTGCTTCTACAG CCTCCGCCGGGTGTACGTTATTAACAAGGAAATCTGTGTCCGTACCGTGTGCGCCCACGAGGAGCTGCTCCGAG CTGACCTGTGCCGGGACAAGTTCTCCAAATGCGGCGTGCTGGCAACCAGTGGCCTCTGCCAGACCGTGGCTACCTCCTGCGCCAGAAGCTGCGGCGGCTGCTAA